A single genomic interval of Noviherbaspirillum saxi harbors:
- a CDS encoding 3,4-dehydroadipyl-CoA semialdehyde dehydrogenase — protein MNNYLRNYLSGTWQQNAAVAHTLTDPVTGETIAVTGGRAEGLDEGFEFARTRGSAALQALTYGQRAAMLSDVVKVLQANRDAYYEIALANSGTTQSDSAVDIEGAAFTLNYYAKTGAALGDVRVLLDGSASILSKDQLFQSQHVLTPVHGLALFINAFNFPAWGLWEKAAPALLSGVPVVVKPATVTAWLTHRMVADVVAAGVLPVGALSIVCGSSAGLLDALKPFDVLSFTGSADTAVQIRSHAAVARHSVRANIEADSLNSAILGEDAAPGTEAFDLYVKEVVREMTTKSGQRCTAIRRALVPTQYFDAVAEAISSRLDAVTVGNPRNADVRMGSLVSREQYNNVLGGINILAGEATLLRDGRSQALVDVAPDIAACTAPTLLGLRDADHAAVVHDHEVFGPVATLLGYRNPDHAVALAHRGLGSLVTSVFSADESWLSKTALALAGSHGRVHTVTPEVGKVQTGHGNVMPASIHGGPGRAGGGEELGGLRGLGFYHRRSALQGSVATLQHLAVDSHSFRN, from the coding sequence ATGAACAATTACCTCCGCAATTATTTGTCTGGAACCTGGCAGCAAAACGCCGCCGTGGCTCATACCCTTACAGATCCTGTTACCGGTGAAACGATCGCAGTCACCGGGGGACGTGCCGAGGGGCTTGATGAGGGTTTCGAGTTTGCCCGCACCCGTGGATCGGCAGCCTTGCAAGCCCTGACCTATGGACAACGCGCCGCGATGCTGTCGGACGTCGTCAAAGTATTGCAGGCCAATCGCGATGCCTATTACGAAATTGCCCTTGCCAATTCGGGCACAACGCAATCCGACTCTGCCGTCGACATCGAAGGTGCCGCCTTTACGTTGAACTACTATGCCAAAACCGGTGCGGCGCTGGGCGATGTACGGGTGTTACTGGATGGGTCCGCGAGCATACTGTCGAAAGACCAGCTGTTCCAGTCGCAGCATGTGCTCACGCCGGTGCATGGCCTGGCATTGTTCATCAACGCGTTTAATTTTCCAGCGTGGGGATTATGGGAAAAAGCGGCGCCGGCATTGTTGTCCGGGGTGCCGGTCGTCGTCAAACCTGCGACCGTGACCGCATGGCTGACTCACCGGATGGTCGCCGATGTCGTTGCAGCCGGCGTGTTGCCGGTCGGCGCCCTTTCCATCGTATGCGGAAGTTCCGCTGGTCTGCTGGACGCGCTCAAGCCATTCGATGTTCTGTCATTTACCGGTTCCGCCGACACGGCGGTGCAGATCCGATCGCACGCTGCAGTAGCGCGCCATTCAGTACGCGCGAATATCGAGGCAGACAGTCTCAACTCGGCGATTCTTGGCGAAGATGCGGCGCCAGGAACCGAAGCGTTCGATCTCTACGTGAAGGAAGTCGTGCGCGAGATGACGACCAAGAGCGGCCAGCGCTGCACCGCGATTCGACGCGCATTGGTACCGACTCAATACTTTGATGCCGTCGCAGAGGCGATCTCTTCCCGCCTTGACGCGGTCACGGTCGGCAATCCGCGCAATGCCGACGTGCGCATGGGCTCTTTGGTCAGTCGCGAGCAGTACAACAACGTACTCGGAGGCATCAATATCCTTGCCGGCGAGGCTACACTTCTCCGTGATGGACGCAGCCAGGCACTCGTGGACGTCGCACCTGATATTGCAGCCTGTACCGCACCCACCTTACTCGGCTTACGCGACGCAGACCATGCAGCCGTGGTCCATGACCATGAAGTGTTTGGCCCGGTTGCCACCCTGCTCGGCTATCGCAATCCGGATCATGCGGTCGCCTTGGCGCATCGCGGACTCGGCTCACTCGTGACCTCTGTCTTCAGTGCCGATGAAAGCTGGCTGTCGAAAACGGCGCTTGCATTGGCCGGGTCGCATGGACGCGTGCATACCGTGACGCCCGAGGTCGGGAAGGTGCAAACCGGGCATGGCAATGTCATGCCGGCATCGATCCACGGCGGCCCTGGCCGCGCCGGCGGCGGAGAGGAACTTGGCGGACTGCGGGGGCTTGGCTTCTATCACCGTCGGTCCGCGCTGCAGGGATCGGTGGCGACCTTGCAGCACCTTGCCGTCGACTCGCATAGCTTTCGCAATTGA
- a CDS encoding DUF4863 family protein, whose amino-acid sequence MDVPAFQALISRITDEIALIPLDSALESYLNAQHGPGSHLYELIFEACKAGVRDGWLCNRESDGIRFGRVLKATDATHGFSVDVVEMEDIAGPHHVHPNGEIDLIMPLTPGACFDSRPAGWCVYEAGSAHRPTVTQGRALVLYLLPQGAITFTQLAA is encoded by the coding sequence ATGGACGTTCCTGCTTTTCAAGCCCTCATTAGCCGAATTACTGACGAAATTGCACTCATTCCACTGGATTCAGCCCTCGAATCCTATTTGAATGCGCAGCACGGTCCAGGAAGCCATCTTTACGAACTGATCTTCGAGGCATGCAAGGCCGGCGTACGCGATGGCTGGCTATGCAATCGCGAGAGCGACGGCATTCGATTTGGACGCGTATTGAAAGCCACTGACGCGACACATGGTTTTAGTGTCGATGTCGTCGAAATGGAAGATATCGCGGGTCCACACCATGTCCATCCAAACGGTGAAATTGATTTGATCATGCCGCTTACTCCCGGAGCATGTTTCGATTCGCGGCCGGCCGGCTGGTGTGTCTATGAAGCCGGCAGTGCGCATCGTCCGACGGTGACGCAAGGACGCGCGCTGGTGCTTTATCTTCTGCCACAGGGTGCGATCACCTTTACGCAGCTCGCAGCCTAA
- the boxC gene encoding 2,3-epoxybenzoyl-CoA dihydrolase codes for MSTAPHINYETSPERYKHWTLAVDGQIATLTMNVNEEGGLKEGYKLKLNSYDLGVDIELHDAVQRIRFEHPTVRTVVITSSRDRIFCSGANIFMLGKSSHAWKVNFCKFTNETRNGLEDSSRNGGLKFVAAVNGACAGGGYELAAACDEIILVDDRSSSVSLPEVPLLGVLPGTGGLTRLTDKRKVRHDHADIFCTTSEGVRGQRAKDWKLVDEVAKPAQFAETVRSHALALAEKSLRPAEATGVKLTPLSRKQSDNALDYEFVSVAIDRANRAATLTVKSPSVDQPKDAAGIEAAGINWWPLQFARELDDAILHLRTNELDIGTWVLKSVGNPQAVLDVDATLAANKDNWLVRETVGFLRRTLARLDVTSRSLFAFIDEGSCFAGTLLEVALAADRSYMLALPNDTAKAPKIAASELNFGLYPMVTGESRIARRFYGDEAEIAAVREMKGKPLDAAQAMQLGLITADPDDLDWADETRLALEERASMSPDALTGMEANLRFNGKETMETRIFGRLTAWQNWIFIRPNAVGELGALKVYGSGNKAQFDLNRV; via the coding sequence ATGAGCACAGCACCCCACATTAACTACGAAACTTCCCCTGAGCGTTATAAGCATTGGACCCTGGCTGTCGATGGTCAAATCGCCACGCTCACTATGAACGTCAACGAAGAAGGTGGCTTGAAAGAAGGCTACAAGCTCAAGCTGAACTCTTACGATCTCGGTGTGGATATCGAACTGCACGACGCGGTGCAGCGCATCCGCTTCGAGCACCCAACGGTTCGTACCGTTGTCATCACCAGCAGCCGTGACCGGATTTTCTGCTCCGGCGCCAATATCTTCATGCTGGGCAAGTCTTCGCATGCCTGGAAGGTCAACTTCTGCAAATTCACCAACGAGACACGCAACGGCCTGGAAGATTCCAGCCGAAACGGTGGTCTGAAATTCGTCGCAGCGGTCAATGGCGCCTGTGCCGGCGGTGGTTATGAACTGGCTGCTGCTTGCGACGAAATCATTCTGGTGGATGATCGTTCATCGTCGGTGAGCCTGCCGGAAGTTCCATTGCTGGGTGTGCTGCCGGGCACTGGTGGCCTGACGCGCCTGACCGACAAGCGCAAGGTGCGGCATGACCACGCCGACATTTTCTGCACCACTTCCGAAGGTGTTCGTGGTCAGCGCGCAAAAGACTGGAAGCTGGTCGACGAGGTCGCCAAGCCGGCACAGTTCGCCGAAACGGTTCGTAGCCATGCGCTGGCGCTTGCCGAGAAAAGCCTGCGTCCGGCCGAAGCCACGGGCGTCAAGCTCACGCCGTTGAGTCGCAAGCAATCCGACAATGCGCTGGACTACGAATTCGTCAGCGTTGCCATCGATCGTGCCAACCGCGCTGCAACGCTGACTGTCAAATCGCCGTCAGTCGACCAGCCCAAGGATGCTGCCGGCATTGAAGCTGCGGGAATCAATTGGTGGCCGCTGCAGTTTGCGCGTGAGCTGGATGACGCCATTCTGCACTTGCGCACTAATGAGCTGGATATCGGCACATGGGTCTTGAAATCGGTTGGCAATCCTCAGGCGGTGCTCGATGTCGACGCGACGCTGGCCGCCAACAAAGATAATTGGCTGGTACGCGAAACCGTCGGTTTTCTGCGCCGCACCCTGGCACGCCTGGATGTGACTTCACGTTCGCTGTTTGCGTTTATTGATGAGGGCTCCTGCTTTGCCGGCACGCTTTTGGAAGTTGCGCTGGCTGCGGACCGCAGCTACATGCTGGCGCTGCCGAACGATACCGCGAAGGCACCGAAGATCGCGGCATCCGAGCTTAACTTCGGCCTGTATCCGATGGTGACCGGCGAATCGCGCATTGCCCGCCGTTTTTACGGCGATGAAGCGGAGATTGCCGCCGTGCGGGAAATGAAAGGCAAGCCGCTCGATGCGGCGCAAGCCATGCAACTGGGCTTGATCACCGCCGATCCGGACGATCTGGATTGGGCGGATGAAACCCGCCTCGCGCTGGAAGAACGCGCGAGCATGTCGCCCGACGCATTGACCGGGATGGAAGCCAATCTGCGCTTCAACGGCAAGGAAACCATGGAAACGCGTATCTTCGGCCGCCTCACCGCCTGGCAGAACTGGATCTTCATTCGTCCCAACGCTGTCGGCGAACTGGGCGCGCTCAAGGTGTATGGCTCGGGCAATAAAGCACAGTTTGATTTGAACCGCGTATAA
- the boxB gene encoding benzoyl-CoA 2,3-epoxidase subunit BoxB has protein sequence MSTINYNEKIPNNVNLSEDKTLQRALEHWQPNYLQWWQDMGPDGSTNFDVYLRTAINVTPEGWAHFGHVKMPDYRWGIFLAQQEEGRKVNFGENKGMAAWQDVPGEHRANLRRIIVTQGDTEPASVEQQRHLGLTAPSQYDMRNLFQINVEEGRHLWAMVYLLHKYFGRDGREEAEALLQRNSGNQDNPRILEAFNEETPDWLAFYMFTYFTDRDGKFQLNALAESGFDPLSRTCRFMLTEEAHHMFVGESGISRVIQRTVDIMKQHKIEDPNEVRKHGVIDLQTIQRYLNFHFSVTVDLFGADQSSNAATFYSAGLKGRYEETKRDDDHVLKSHQYKILEISNGSIVEKEVPMLNSLNEVLRDDYIRDSIAGVGRWNRIIEKAGLNFRLQTPHKAFNRHIGTFAGHRVSPDGRVISEVEWAANVRNWLPTEEDRAYVASLMGRVIEPGKMANWIAPPPVGINRQPIEFEYVRFN, from the coding sequence GTGAGCACAATTAATTACAACGAGAAGATTCCGAATAACGTCAATCTGTCCGAAGACAAAACCCTGCAGCGCGCGCTGGAACACTGGCAGCCCAATTATCTGCAATGGTGGCAGGACATGGGACCAGACGGCTCGACCAATTTCGACGTTTATCTGCGTACCGCGATCAATGTCACTCCCGAAGGCTGGGCGCATTTCGGCCATGTGAAGATGCCGGATTATCGCTGGGGCATTTTTCTCGCCCAGCAGGAAGAGGGGCGCAAGGTCAACTTCGGTGAAAACAAGGGCATGGCGGCGTGGCAGGATGTGCCAGGGGAACACCGCGCCAACTTGCGTCGCATCATCGTCACGCAGGGCGACACCGAGCCGGCATCGGTGGAACAGCAGCGCCATCTGGGCCTGACCGCACCGTCCCAGTATGACATGCGCAACCTGTTCCAGATCAACGTGGAGGAGGGACGTCACCTGTGGGCGATGGTGTATCTGCTGCACAAATACTTTGGCCGCGATGGACGCGAGGAAGCCGAAGCGCTGCTGCAGCGCAATTCCGGCAACCAGGACAATCCACGTATCCTGGAAGCCTTCAATGAAGAAACACCGGACTGGCTGGCGTTCTACATGTTCACCTACTTCACCGACCGCGACGGCAAGTTCCAGTTGAATGCGCTGGCCGAATCCGGTTTCGATCCGCTGTCACGCACTTGTCGCTTCATGCTGACCGAAGAAGCGCATCATATGTTCGTCGGTGAATCAGGCATCTCGCGCGTGATCCAGCGTACCGTCGACATCATGAAGCAGCACAAGATTGAGGATCCGAATGAAGTGCGCAAACATGGCGTGATCGACCTGCAAACGATACAGCGCTATTTGAATTTTCATTTCAGCGTGACCGTCGACCTGTTTGGCGCCGACCAGTCGTCCAACGCCGCGACGTTTTACAGCGCAGGCCTGAAGGGACGCTACGAAGAAACCAAGCGCGACGACGACCATGTGCTGAAGAGTCACCAGTACAAAATCCTGGAAATTTCCAATGGCTCCATCGTGGAAAAGGAAGTACCGATGCTGAACTCGCTCAATGAAGTGCTGCGTGACGATTACATCCGCGATTCGATCGCTGGCGTCGGCCGCTGGAACCGCATCATCGAAAAGGCTGGCCTGAATTTCCGTCTGCAAACCCCGCACAAGGCGTTCAACCGTCATATCGGCACGTTCGCAGGGCATCGGGTATCGCCGGATGGCCGCGTCATTTCCGAAGTCGAATGGGCAGCGAATGTGCGCAACTGGCTGCCGACCGAAGAAGACCGCGCCTATGTTGCATCGTTAATGGGTCGCGTGATTGAACCCGGCAAGATGGCCAACTGGATTGCACCGCCTCCAGTCGGTATCAACCGCCAGCCTATCGAGTTTGAATACGTACGCTTCAACTGA
- the boxA gene encoding benzoyl-CoA 2,3-epoxidase subunit BoxA, which translates to MNAPEPIAFIRQHLIDPEVCIRCNTCEETCPIDAITHDSRNYVVKADVCNGCGACISPCPTGSIDHWHIVPKAAPYSVEEQLGWDELPPKQDIDASVLDQAGSLNAAQVAKEEMQVNAAVSTTSAVPPWSAAHPYVNLYTLKSPIAATIAGNYRLTDPSVESDIHHIVLDFGIQVFPILEGQSIGIIPPGVDANGRPHYMRMYSVASPRSGEREGYNNLSLTVKRVVQDHNGNPTKGIASNYLCDLQKGATVQVTGPFGTNYLMPNHAGSNILMICTGTGSAPMRAMTEHRRRLESNSKKLGKLMLFFGARHSQELPYFGPLLKLSDDFIDKHFAFSRVEGQPKTYVQDKLRAAGKQVAELLRGDTYIYLCGLKGMETGVMDALQQVCADEGVDWSELLSRMVKEGRFHVETY; encoded by the coding sequence ATGAACGCTCCCGAACCGATCGCTTTCATTCGTCAGCATCTTATTGATCCGGAGGTTTGTATCCGGTGCAATACCTGTGAAGAGACCTGTCCGATTGACGCGATTACCCATGATAGTCGTAACTATGTGGTCAAAGCCGATGTCTGCAATGGCTGTGGCGCGTGCATCTCTCCATGTCCCACAGGTTCTATTGATCATTGGCATATCGTTCCGAAGGCAGCCCCTTATTCAGTCGAAGAGCAGCTTGGCTGGGACGAATTGCCGCCGAAGCAAGACATCGATGCGAGCGTGCTGGACCAGGCCGGAAGCCTGAACGCTGCCCAGGTAGCGAAAGAAGAGATGCAGGTAAATGCAGCCGTGTCGACCACGTCCGCCGTTCCCCCCTGGTCCGCTGCCCACCCGTATGTCAACCTGTACACGCTCAAGTCGCCGATCGCTGCCACTATTGCGGGCAATTACCGCCTTACGGATCCGAGCGTGGAAAGCGATATCCATCATATCGTGCTCGATTTCGGCATACAGGTATTCCCGATCCTGGAAGGCCAATCCATCGGCATTATTCCTCCGGGCGTCGATGCGAATGGCAGGCCGCATTACATGCGCATGTATTCCGTCGCCAGTCCGCGCAGTGGAGAGCGCGAAGGCTATAACAATCTTTCGTTGACCGTAAAGCGCGTAGTGCAGGACCATAACGGCAATCCGACGAAGGGAATCGCTTCGAATTATCTATGCGACTTGCAAAAAGGCGCGACGGTACAGGTCACCGGACCATTTGGCACGAATTACCTGATGCCCAATCATGCCGGATCTAACATACTAATGATCTGCACGGGAACTGGGTCGGCACCGATGCGCGCGATGACGGAACATCGGCGGAGACTGGAATCAAATTCCAAAAAGCTGGGCAAACTGATGCTCTTCTTCGGCGCCCGACATTCCCAGGAACTGCCGTATTTCGGCCCCTTGCTGAAATTGTCCGACGACTTCATCGATAAGCATTTTGCATTCTCGCGTGTTGAGGGTCAGCCAAAGACCTATGTGCAGGACAAGCTGCGCGCGGCCGGTAAGCAGGTCGCTGAATTGCTGAGGGGCGACACTTACATCTATCTATGCGGGCTGAAGGGAATGGAAACCGGCGTGATGGATGCGCTGCAGCAGGTGTGTGCGGACGAGGGTGTGGACTGGAGTGAGCTATTGTCCAGAATGGTTAAGGAAGGCCGCTTTCACGTTGAAACGTATTAA
- a CDS encoding enoyl-CoA hydratase-related protein, whose amino-acid sequence MSTTDYQTLKLGTDARGVTRITLAREKTLNAFDEVMITELTAAFTAMAQSPHTRVVVLEASGRAFSAGADLRWMERASKNTHAANLDDARSFARMMQAIYECPKPVIARVQGAAFGGGVGLCCACDLVFSVPEAKFAVSEAKFGILPSVIGPYLHNAVGKRNALRLALTAEQIDATRAMQMGLVHEVVAIEQLDDAIEKAVTQLLSNGPGALGEIKHLFGNLAVAAISDDVRELTAQTIARVRATDEAREGFAAFLAKRPPAWMTQ is encoded by the coding sequence ATGTCGACGACAGACTATCAAACATTGAAACTAGGGACGGACGCGCGTGGCGTCACACGCATTACACTGGCGCGGGAAAAGACGCTCAATGCGTTCGACGAAGTAATGATCACAGAGCTTACTGCGGCATTTACCGCGATGGCGCAATCACCGCACACCCGCGTGGTCGTGCTGGAAGCGTCCGGGCGCGCGTTCAGCGCCGGGGCTGATCTTCGGTGGATGGAACGGGCAAGTAAAAACACCCATGCGGCCAATCTGGACGACGCACGGAGTTTTGCCCGCATGATGCAGGCCATCTACGAGTGTCCGAAGCCGGTTATCGCCAGGGTGCAAGGTGCGGCGTTCGGCGGAGGGGTAGGCTTGTGCTGTGCATGTGATCTCGTGTTCTCGGTGCCCGAGGCGAAATTTGCGGTCAGTGAGGCTAAATTCGGCATTCTTCCTTCAGTGATCGGTCCCTACCTGCACAACGCGGTCGGAAAAAGAAATGCACTTCGGCTGGCGCTGACCGCCGAGCAGATCGATGCCACGCGCGCCATGCAGATGGGTTTGGTCCACGAAGTCGTCGCCATCGAACAGCTCGACGACGCAATTGAGAAAGCGGTGACACAGTTGCTCTCCAACGGGCCGGGGGCGCTTGGCGAAATCAAGCATCTGTTTGGCAATCTCGCCGTCGCTGCGATTAGCGACGATGTACGCGAACTTACCGCCCAGACCATCGCCCGGGTACGGGCCACCGACGAGGCGCGTGAAGGTTTTGCCGCTTTTCTTGCGAAACGACCACCGGCATGGATGACACAATGA
- a CDS encoding 3-hydroxyacyl-CoA dehydrogenase codes for MSANMEQPNSWLMNTKPVSQQIVAVIGAGTMGAGIAQVAAAAGHPVRLMDARSGAAGEAHQKIGGVLQSLVDKGRMGAGERETLLERIVPIDTLSDLRDASLVVEVIVENLQIKQKLLNEVETHVSRDAIIASNTSSISITALANGMAHPDRLVGMHFFNPVPLMKLVEVVSGAETSTEVAAIIYDLAKRWGKTPVHAKSTPGFIVNRIARPFYAEALALLQEQACAPAEIDRVMRSAGFRMGPCELMDLIGHDINYSVTLSVFDANYGDRRYVPSLVQKALVDGGRLGRKVGKGFYDGTPVQPAAAMKGRADTPIKVAGVGLLAQRLADLLESAQADFSRDMGMEWTGLQVGEVALHVSDGRTANELAASRACRNIGVIDLPLSNGNDRAIAIAFASSVQNEHRDLVKAALGNSGLQPVELRDVPGLVVARTIAMLINEGADAVYQGVCDEQGADVAMKLGTNYPAGPFEWLDQLGIDYTLAILNNLFNAYRSERYRVSPLLQHSYWTERIPA; via the coding sequence ATGAGCGCTAATATGGAACAGCCAAATTCCTGGCTGATGAATACCAAACCAGTAAGCCAGCAGATCGTCGCGGTGATTGGCGCCGGCACCATGGGCGCTGGCATTGCGCAGGTGGCTGCCGCCGCCGGACATCCGGTAAGGCTGATGGATGCCCGGTCCGGCGCCGCCGGGGAAGCGCATCAAAAGATTGGTGGAGTGCTGCAATCCCTGGTAGACAAGGGGCGGATGGGAGCAGGGGAGAGGGAAACGCTTCTCGAGCGAATCGTTCCGATCGACACTCTTTCGGACTTGCGGGATGCCTCGCTGGTCGTCGAGGTTATTGTCGAAAACCTTCAGATCAAGCAAAAGCTGCTGAACGAAGTGGAAACGCATGTCAGCCGCGACGCAATCATTGCATCGAATACGTCGTCGATCTCGATCACCGCGCTGGCCAACGGCATGGCCCATCCGGACCGTCTGGTCGGCATGCATTTCTTCAATCCCGTCCCTCTGATGAAGCTGGTTGAGGTGGTGTCGGGTGCGGAAACGTCCACCGAAGTAGCGGCCATTATTTACGACCTGGCCAAGCGCTGGGGAAAGACGCCGGTACATGCAAAGTCAACGCCGGGTTTCATCGTCAACCGAATTGCGCGCCCTTTCTATGCCGAAGCGCTGGCGTTGCTGCAAGAACAGGCTTGCGCTCCGGCAGAAATCGATCGTGTCATGCGTTCTGCCGGCTTCCGCATGGGTCCGTGCGAATTGATGGACCTGATCGGCCACGATATCAACTATTCGGTCACCCTGTCGGTGTTCGATGCCAATTATGGCGATCGCCGGTATGTGCCCTCACTCGTGCAGAAGGCACTGGTCGATGGAGGGCGGCTCGGACGCAAGGTCGGCAAGGGATTTTATGACGGCACACCCGTACAACCCGCTGCGGCGATGAAGGGGCGGGCGGACACGCCGATAAAGGTTGCCGGAGTAGGCTTGCTTGCGCAGCGACTTGCTGATTTACTCGAGAGCGCTCAGGCAGATTTTTCTCGTGACATGGGCATGGAATGGACCGGCTTGCAGGTAGGGGAAGTCGCGCTGCATGTATCGGATGGCCGCACCGCAAACGAGCTGGCGGCAAGCCGCGCATGCCGCAATATCGGTGTGATCGATCTGCCACTGTCCAATGGAAATGATCGTGCAATTGCGATCGCATTTGCCAGCAGCGTGCAGAACGAGCACCGTGACCTGGTAAAAGCCGCGCTCGGCAACAGCGGATTGCAGCCGGTCGAACTGCGGGACGTACCGGGCCTGGTGGTTGCCCGCACCATCGCGATGCTGATCAACGAGGGCGCCGATGCGGTGTATCAGGGCGTCTGCGATGAACAGGGCGCCGACGTCGCCATGAAGCTTGGCACCAATTACCCGGCCGGTCCTTTCGAATGGCTGGATCAGCTTGGCATCGACTATACGCTGGCAATACTCAATAATCTTTTCAATGCTTACCGCAGCGAACGCTATCGAGTCAGCCCTCTGCTTCAACATTCCTATTGGACAGAAAGGATTCCAGCATGA
- a CDS encoding enoyl-CoA hydratase/isomerase family protein, giving the protein MTLSVPVETTNFRVDIDEQGIAHLVFLPVGGMPVTDARGHAALADIWSTLSAHPQVKAILVRSEGKAFCAGGELAMVDEMLVSEAARQRVMREARDIVRGMINCSKPIVSAINGAAVGAGLAVALLADISVAARNAKLIDGHTKLGVAAGDHAVIIWPLLCGMAKAKYYLMLCETVTGEEAERIGLVSRVVDAEQLQADALQIARRLAVGSRSALEGTKRSLNHWLHAAWPAFEASLAAEMMDFSQADAREGVAAIKEKRAPDFNRASV; this is encoded by the coding sequence ATGACGCTCTCTGTGCCTGTTGAGACTACTAATTTTCGCGTCGACATCGATGAACAGGGAATTGCCCACCTTGTGTTTCTGCCAGTTGGCGGAATGCCCGTCACCGATGCACGCGGCCATGCCGCGCTTGCGGACATCTGGTCAACACTGTCTGCCCATCCTCAAGTGAAAGCGATCCTGGTACGCAGCGAAGGCAAGGCATTCTGCGCCGGCGGCGAGTTGGCCATGGTCGATGAAATGCTGGTATCCGAAGCAGCGCGCCAGCGTGTGATGCGGGAAGCGCGCGACATCGTGCGCGGCATGATCAATTGCTCCAAGCCTATCGTTTCGGCGATCAATGGCGCGGCGGTCGGCGCGGGTCTTGCGGTAGCCTTGCTTGCCGATATTTCGGTTGCGGCACGGAATGCCAAGCTCATCGACGGACACACCAAACTGGGCGTTGCCGCCGGCGACCATGCGGTAATCATCTGGCCCCTGCTTTGCGGGATGGCCAAAGCCAAGTACTACCTCATGCTGTGCGAAACCGTCACTGGTGAAGAAGCCGAGCGCATCGGTCTGGTAAGCCGGGTCGTCGATGCAGAGCAACTGCAGGCCGACGCATTGCAAATCGCACGGCGGCTGGCGGTCGGGAGCCGGTCGGCGCTTGAAGGGACCAAGCGCTCGCTGAACCATTGGCTGCACGCCGCCTGGCCGGCGTTTGAAGCCTCTCTCGCTGCCGAAATGATGGACTTCAGCCAGGCGGATGCAAGGGAAGGCGTCGCAGCGATCAAGGAAAAGCGCGCACCCGATTTCAACAGGGCTTCTGTATGA
- a CDS encoding MaoC family dehydratase has translation MKFAEITTGRRFTLGPITVAEEEVIAFAEQYDDQWFHTDPQRAEDGPFRGLIASGWHTCALAMRLVSRGILNGSESYASPGLTYVCWPKPVRPGDTLTLEIVVHEARISASRPWLGIVRWQWRMLNQSGLEVLDLEATSMFKIGNEASASH, from the coding sequence ATGAAGTTTGCCGAAATCACGACAGGCCGCCGGTTCACGCTCGGGCCAATTACCGTCGCAGAAGAAGAGGTGATCGCATTCGCCGAGCAATATGACGACCAGTGGTTCCATACCGATCCGCAGCGCGCTGAAGATGGACCGTTCCGTGGTCTGATCGCAAGCGGATGGCATACCTGCGCACTGGCGATGCGGCTTGTTTCGCGCGGCATCCTTAATGGTTCCGAATCGTATGCATCGCCCGGACTGACCTATGTATGTTGGCCGAAACCGGTGCGGCCGGGAGATACGCTGACGCTCGAAATCGTGGTTCACGAAGCGCGGATCTCGGCGTCCAGGCCATGGCTGGGAATCGTGCGTTGGCAATGGCGCATGCTCAATCAGTCAGGCCTGGAGGTGCTTGACCTGGAGGCGACAAGCATGTTCAAGATCGGAAACGAGGCGAGCGCTTCCCACTAA